A stretch of the Athene noctua chromosome 35, bAthNoc1.hap1.1, whole genome shotgun sequence genome encodes the following:
- the GEMIN7 gene encoding gem-associated protein 7, producing the protein MPVPVPVGVLRLPRGPEGSSRGFSPTSPRFQALQGGPSAAQGVRAALRERYLRGLGAARGRPTRFCLRAGVCVEAVFGAADMGAVAFQVDALRTPLGVQAAALLRCTDVLAYSFLLD; encoded by the coding sequence atgccggtgccggtgcccgtgGGGGTCCTACGGCTACCGCGGGGCCCCGAGGGCTCGAGCCGGGGTTTCAGCCCCACCTCACCCCGGTTCCAGGCGCTCCAGGGGGGGCCCTCGGCAGCCCAGGGGGTCCGGGCAGCTCTCCGAGAGCGGTACctgcgggggctgggggctgcccgcggccgccccaCACGGTTCTGCCTGCGGGCAGGGGTCTGCGTCGAGGCCGTTTTCGGGGCTGCCGACATGGGGGCCGTGGCTTTCCAGGTGGACGCCCTGCGCACCCCCCTGGGGGTGCAGGCGGCTGCGCTGCTGCGCTGCACCGATGTCCTCGCCTACTCCTTCCTCCTCGATTAa
- the CLASRP gene encoding CLK4-associating serine/arginine rich protein isoform X1, with the protein MWHEARKHERKLRGMMVDYKKRAERRREYYEKIKKDPAQFLQVHGRACKVHLDSAVALAAESPVNMMPWQGDTNNMIDRFDVRAHLDYIPMYTPPLLNPISPEQESDERKCNYERYRGLVQNDFAGISEEQCLYQIYIDELYGGLQKPNEDEKKKLAEKKASIGYTYEDSTVAELENSLEKHGDEEDSEEDSNTDEDEVIPDIDVEVDVDELNQEQVAELNKQATTYGMAEGDFVRMLRKDKEEAEAIKNAKALEEEKAMYSGRRSRRQRREFREKRLKGRKISPPSYARRDSPTYDPYKRSPSESTSESRSRSRTPSPGHEEKITFITSFGGSDEEAAAASAQAGGGVPGKAATLGKQRSAPGQPGSTAAGHSTSSRRRSSSSSTSPSSSSSSSSRSSSRSHRGGGYHRSSRYRRSRSRRYSRSHSRSRRYSGGGGSRDSRRRSRSYSPDRGYRYSSRRRSRSRSRSGERYRRGGRSSRHWSSSRSSRSPSDSPSRSKSASPVREKPPRPTASPAVGEKLKKADTAAGKETGAAKPKLTPQEKLKLRMQKALNRQFKADKKAAQEKMLQQEHERQEREDELRAMARKIRMKERERREKEREEWERQYSRQSRSPSPRYGREYSSSRRRSRSRSRSPHYRH; encoded by the exons ATGTGGCACGAAGCCCGCAAGCACGAACGCAAGCTGCGGGGGATGATGGTGGACTACAAGAAGCGAGCAGAGCGCCGCAGGGAGTACTACGAGAAAATC AAAAAGGACCCAGCCCAGTTCCTCCAGGTTCACGGCCGGGCCTGCAAGGTCCATCTGGACTCGGCTGTCGCGTTGGCTGCTGAGAGCCCCGTCAACAT GATGCCCTGGCAGGGCGACACGAACAACATGATCGACCGCTTCGACGTGCGGGCGCACCTGGACTATATCCCCATGTACACCCCGCCCCTGCTGAACCCCAT CTCCCCCGAGCAGGAGTCTGACGAGAGAAAATGTAACTACGAGCGGTACCGGGGGCTGGTGCAGAACGACTTTGCCGGCA TTTCAGAGGAGCAGTGTCTCTACCAGATCTATATCGACGAGCTCTACGGGGGACTCCAGAAGCCAAACGAAGACGAGAAGAAGAA GCTGGCAGAGAAAAAAGCCTCCATTGGCTACACGTACGAGGACAGCACCGTGGCCGAGCTGGAGAACTCCTTGGAGAAGCATGGCGACGAGGAAGACTCCGAGGAAGACAGCAACACAGACGAAGACGAAGTCATCCCTGATATCG ACGTGGAAGTGGATGTGGACGAGCTCAACCAGGAGCAAGTGGCCGAGCTGAACAAGCAGGCGACCACCTACGGCATGGCCGAGGGTGACTTCGTCAG GATGTTGCGGAAAGACAAAGAGGAGGCAGAAGCTATTAAAAACGCCAAAGCCTTGGAAGAGGAAAAGGCGATGTACTCG gGCCGTCGCTCTCGCCGCCAGAGGAGGGAATTCAGGGAAAAACGCTTGAAAGGGAGGAAGATCAGCCCACCCAG CTACGCACGGAGAGACAGCCCCACCTACGATCCCTACAAACG ATCCCCTTCGGAGTCCACCTCAGAATCCCGCTCCCGTTCCCGCACCCCATCTCCCGGCCACGAGGAGAAAATCACCTTCATCACCAGCTTCGGCGGCAGCGATGAGGAAGCGGCGGCAGCATCGGCACAAGCCGGTGGTGGTGTCCCTGGAAAAGCCGCCACGCTCGGCAAACAGCGTTCCGCTCCAGGGCAGCCCGGCAGCACCGCCGCAGGTCATAGCACCTCGTCCCG GAGACgctcgtcctcctcctccacctccccatcATCGTCGTCCTCCTCCAGCTCGCGCTCCAGCTCCCGCTCGCACCGAGGCGGCGGCTACCACCGCTCCAGCCGCTACCGCCGCTCCCGCAGCCGCCGCTACTCGCGCTCCCACAGCCGCAGCCGCCGTTACTCGGGAGGAGGGGGCTCCCGGGACAGCCGTCGCCGCTCCAGGTCCTACTCCCCTGACCGGGGATATCGCTacagctcccgccgccgctccag GAGCCGCTCAAGGTCTGGGGAGCGCTACCGGCGAGGCGGCAGGTCCAGCCGCCACTGGAGCAGCAGCCGGAGCAGCCGCAGCCCCAGCGATTCCCCGAGCCGCAGCAAGTCGGCGTCTCCTGTGCGAGAGAAACCGCCCAGGCCCACGGCGTCGCCCGCCGTGGGGGAGAAACTGAAAAA GGCTGACACTGCTGCTGGTAAAGAGACAGGAGCTGCCAAA CCCAAACTGACGCCGCAGGAAAAGCTGAAGCTGCGCATGCAGAAGGCACTGAACCGACAGT ttaaaGCTGATAAAAAGGCAGCGCAGGAAAAAATGCTGCAGCAGGAACACGAGAGACAG GAGCGTGAGGATGAGCTGCGGGCCATGGCACGGAAGATCCGCATGAA GGAGAGGGAACGGCGGGAAAAGGAGCGGGAGGAATGGGAGCGGCAGTACAGCCGGCAGAGCCGGTCCCCGTCCCCGCGCTATG GTCGGGAATACAGCTCCTCCCGCAG ACGCTCCCGGTCCCGCTCCCGGAGCCCCCACTACCGGCACTGA
- the CLASRP gene encoding CLK4-associating serine/arginine rich protein isoform X2, with protein MWHEARKHERKLRGMMVDYKKRAERRREYYEKIKKDPAQFLQESDERKCNYERYRGLVQNDFAGISEEQCLYQIYIDELYGGLQKPNEDEKKKLAEKKASIGYTYEDSTVAELENSLEKHGDEEDSEEDSNTDEDEVIPDIDVEVDVDELNQEQVAELNKQATTYGMAEGDFVRMLRKDKEEAEAIKNAKALEEEKAMYSGRRSRRQRREFREKRLKGRKISPPSYARRDSPTYDPYKRSPSESTSESRSRSRTPSPGHEEKITFITSFGGSDEEAAAASAQAGGGVPGKAATLGKQRSAPGQPGSTAAGHSTSSRRRSSSSSTSPSSSSSSSSRSSSRSHRGGGYHRSSRYRRSRSRRYSRSHSRSRRYSGGGGSRDSRRRSRSYSPDRGYRYSSRRRSRSRSRSGERYRRGGRSSRHWSSSRSSRSPSDSPSRSKSASPVREKPPRPTASPAVGEKLKKADTAAGKETGAAKPKLTPQEKLKLRMQKALNRQFKADKKAAQEKMLQQEHERQEREDELRAMARKIRMKERERREKEREEWERQYSRQSRSPSPRYGREYSSSRRRSRSRSRSPHYRH; from the exons ATGTGGCACGAAGCCCGCAAGCACGAACGCAAGCTGCGGGGGATGATGGTGGACTACAAGAAGCGAGCAGAGCGCCGCAGGGAGTACTACGAGAAAATC AAAAAGGACCCAGCCCAGTTCCTCCAG GAGTCTGACGAGAGAAAATGTAACTACGAGCGGTACCGGGGGCTGGTGCAGAACGACTTTGCCGGCA TTTCAGAGGAGCAGTGTCTCTACCAGATCTATATCGACGAGCTCTACGGGGGACTCCAGAAGCCAAACGAAGACGAGAAGAAGAA GCTGGCAGAGAAAAAAGCCTCCATTGGCTACACGTACGAGGACAGCACCGTGGCCGAGCTGGAGAACTCCTTGGAGAAGCATGGCGACGAGGAAGACTCCGAGGAAGACAGCAACACAGACGAAGACGAAGTCATCCCTGATATCG ACGTGGAAGTGGATGTGGACGAGCTCAACCAGGAGCAAGTGGCCGAGCTGAACAAGCAGGCGACCACCTACGGCATGGCCGAGGGTGACTTCGTCAG GATGTTGCGGAAAGACAAAGAGGAGGCAGAAGCTATTAAAAACGCCAAAGCCTTGGAAGAGGAAAAGGCGATGTACTCG gGCCGTCGCTCTCGCCGCCAGAGGAGGGAATTCAGGGAAAAACGCTTGAAAGGGAGGAAGATCAGCCCACCCAG CTACGCACGGAGAGACAGCCCCACCTACGATCCCTACAAACG ATCCCCTTCGGAGTCCACCTCAGAATCCCGCTCCCGTTCCCGCACCCCATCTCCCGGCCACGAGGAGAAAATCACCTTCATCACCAGCTTCGGCGGCAGCGATGAGGAAGCGGCGGCAGCATCGGCACAAGCCGGTGGTGGTGTCCCTGGAAAAGCCGCCACGCTCGGCAAACAGCGTTCCGCTCCAGGGCAGCCCGGCAGCACCGCCGCAGGTCATAGCACCTCGTCCCG GAGACgctcgtcctcctcctccacctccccatcATCGTCGTCCTCCTCCAGCTCGCGCTCCAGCTCCCGCTCGCACCGAGGCGGCGGCTACCACCGCTCCAGCCGCTACCGCCGCTCCCGCAGCCGCCGCTACTCGCGCTCCCACAGCCGCAGCCGCCGTTACTCGGGAGGAGGGGGCTCCCGGGACAGCCGTCGCCGCTCCAGGTCCTACTCCCCTGACCGGGGATATCGCTacagctcccgccgccgctccag GAGCCGCTCAAGGTCTGGGGAGCGCTACCGGCGAGGCGGCAGGTCCAGCCGCCACTGGAGCAGCAGCCGGAGCAGCCGCAGCCCCAGCGATTCCCCGAGCCGCAGCAAGTCGGCGTCTCCTGTGCGAGAGAAACCGCCCAGGCCCACGGCGTCGCCCGCCGTGGGGGAGAAACTGAAAAA GGCTGACACTGCTGCTGGTAAAGAGACAGGAGCTGCCAAA CCCAAACTGACGCCGCAGGAAAAGCTGAAGCTGCGCATGCAGAAGGCACTGAACCGACAGT ttaaaGCTGATAAAAAGGCAGCGCAGGAAAAAATGCTGCAGCAGGAACACGAGAGACAG GAGCGTGAGGATGAGCTGCGGGCCATGGCACGGAAGATCCGCATGAA GGAGAGGGAACGGCGGGAAAAGGAGCGGGAGGAATGGGAGCGGCAGTACAGCCGGCAGAGCCGGTCCCCGTCCCCGCGCTATG GTCGGGAATACAGCTCCTCCCGCAG ACGCTCCCGGTCCCGCTCCCGGAGCCCCCACTACCGGCACTGA